The DNA segment TGACATTTGAGATACGTTGAAATACATCTCCCCTAAataattattgatttaattgTGGGAGTGTCGATAATCAAACACCATATCGATGTGAGTTCCTTTATTCTGTAGGACGTTTATTTGATTCTTTTTcgaaaattacaaatttatggTGGATATCAAAATTCCATAAATTATATGGgataattttccaaaattttgatttcaatggCAGAAGTGCATTGACCATAATCACTGCACAGTAAAGAAAACGCCCCGTTTCGTTTCCTGGTGGGCCAGGCCACAGAAAAACAATAGCGGTCTTAAAAAAACCCGGGCCCAATGAGGACTAAGCTCCACTGATTTGTTCCCTTTGGAGCACTTTCCAttcttctctctcctctctctctctttctctctcatccattttttttccctatCTCTCAGAAACCAATTCCTTCACCTTCCGTCATGGCTTCTTCACTCGCCAAAACCTAACCAGAAGCTCCATTGAAGACGATTGTGGAAGCTGACTGAGATTCTGCGAAAGGTGttgagttgttgttgttgttggatTGAGAATTTTAGGGTTTCGAGGTGTGTGATTGGGCGGAATTGACGATGTCTTTGAGAATCAAGGCAGTGGTGGATAAATTCGTGGAGGAGCTCAAGGAAGCCTTGGATGCAGACATTCAAGATCGAATCATGAAGGAGAGAGAGATGCAGAGTTATATTGAAGAGCGCGAACGTGAGGTTGCTGAACGTGAAGCTGCTTGGAAAGCTGAGCTCTCCCGTCGCGAGGTGCTCGATTGAATTCTCTTTATTTCTCTGTGTTTTTGTTAGTCACGGCTGCTTACTTGGAGATTACTGGCGAGTTTTAATGGATGTGTGCACTCTATGGCTCACGCTATgtttaattaagaaaattattcAGTCTTCGTCACTGAGTTTATGGATGTTAATGTTATCTGGAAATTAAGACTTTTACTACTAAATCTTACCAATTCTTAATTGATATTTATTAGGCTCGTTCTTAGCTTAATCAGTAGGTCTGAATTCTTGGTGGTGCTTTCGTAGTTAAGTTATAAATTGGTCTTGTTGTTGGGTTAAAAAATAAGATGACGAGAGCAGCTCATGTGTAGTTGATTGCCTTTCTGTTATCTACTCAATTAAGCATTTCAGCTTCTTTATTTCTTCCCCTGTTTTGTGGCTTACCTTTTGGGTAGTCAAATGCTTGCTTTCTGGAGTTCACCAGTCATTACTGTATGAGTTATAGATGCCCATTTCCTTTGTTGtttgttttcatattttcatccaaatctagGAAGAACAGAAAAGGGAATGCAGGATCATAAGTTCCCATGGGATGTTTTACATATGGTCTTTAAGAGTTGAGTAATTTGGGTTGATGGAATCTGGAGTTTGATGGTTCGAGTTCATGTTAAGGAACAAGCTATGGATTCATGGGTTTGGTTTGTAGGTTTGTAGGTTTATGATCGACATAAACGAGAAACCAGTAAGATTAGTAAACCTGTAGTTTAGGACAAACAAATGTACGTTCTAAAGATAGACTTGGTTTCTTAACTTCAGGTTGTATTAAAGCTGACAGGTAAACCAAATCAAACAAACTCGGAGTTTGTATTCCTTGAGTATtagtttattttcatttcttcaatCAAAAGTTTTGTTTCTTGTTAGAGAGAATGAGTTCAATCCATGGTTGACGTACCTAGGATTTAATGTACTACGAGTTTTCTTAATACCCAAATATTATAGGGGTAGACAAGTTGTCTTATAAGATCAGTCAAGGTGCATGCAAACTACCTGAACACTcacaaatatggaaaaaaaccAATTCTATTAGTTTTAATGGTGCAGCATAACAGAGTACATTCAGCTCTAGCCAGATAAGTAAGTTGCAACATTGACATAGATTATCCTTCAagtcaaacatttttttttaatttttaatttcttttaatatctATGAGTGTTCGGCCAATTTATGCACACCTCGACTAATCTCATGGGCCAACCTGCCTAaccctacaacatttgggtGTCGAGGAAACTTGTAGGAAATTAATTTCTAGGTAGGTTGCCACCATAGATTGAACCCTTAACCTCTTAGCTATTGAGGCTATGTCTCCTTCAAGTCAGATGAGATAGATGTGGAAGAACTTGAAGTTACCGAATAGGCAGATACACTAATTGTATCAAGTAGACAATAATTAGTGAAAGAATCATTGATGTAAGATagactttattttttcttttaccatCATTCTTAATTCAGGATGTTTTTTCACCCCCTTTTTCTGCTTACATCAATTGACCATTCATCCTTCCAGAAAGAAGAGTTCTTTTACTGCTGAAAACAATAATGATAATGCTAATAATAAATGTAAAATCAAAGATGGCTTCTCATCATGTTTTGATTTTCCCCCCTTCCTCTTTTAGGCAGAGATTGCAAGACAGGAAGCAAGGTTAAAGATGGAGAAGGAAAATCTGGAAAAGGAGAAAAGTGTGTTAATGGGAACTGCATCAAATCAAGACAATCAAGATGGAGCTCTTGAAATTACTGTAAGTGGTGAAAAGTATAGATGCCTCAGGTTTGCAAAGGCTAAAAAATGAGGTTGACATAATGATATGATagtgaaaaagaaaggaaaaaaaaaggtagtGTCTTGTTTGTTGCCTCTTCTTCCTCCCTCttaagcatgttataatttattttttccaaaGCAAAATCATCATTAGTGTTGAAAGCTTCTAAGATGTACATGTAGGTAATTATTTGCTACATTATCATGATGCTAGCAGTATTTATTAATCAttccatttcatttatttagtGAATGAATGAATCTCCATCTCCCCAAGAGACAGtcttttcttttctccctcTTTTTGCAAGAAAATGTATAAAACACAAAATACCCAAAGATTGAACAGTCTGACCACAGATTTTACTAACAACTAACATCTTCCATCCAAAATAGGAAAGTTATTCAATAAGCGATTTGTAGTGGTTTCCTCgaagattaaaatattgatgttgatatCCATATTGACACCTCAATTTTATGGATATATCAACgaatatatagataaaatatcaatatcaacgGATATTTctgtaaattaataatttaattatttttatttctaaattaagTTATAGATTTATTAGGATTCATGTTCATATTAGACTAAATAgatagatgtttttttttttttaatgttttacaAGCATTAATAAAAGTTCTGccattattgaaaaaaaaaaaaatgaaaaaacctCTATGGCAAGTTGAAACCTATTTTGCTAGGGTAGAGATGGAGTTTtggatttcttttttaaaattatttttagctcAATAATATGTATGGATGGTGACTTGAGCTTTAATGGTTGATTGATAATATATACTTTAACCATATAGGCTAATCACAAGTTAGTGACTATGTTATTGAGTCAGACACAAGACTGATATTTGAGGTTTTTTTAGATTGATTggagaaaaaatgttttttagaaaagttatttttatttaaattcttttaataaaaactgattattatttaaatattttttacttatatttttcaaacataggactaaattttgaaaactaaaaaagtagtttttaaaaacttgtttttatttttgaaattttactaaaaattcaattattttaagaaaacataaattattgtGAGAAAATGTGAgtaaataagcttaatttttaataataaaaaattaaaacgaaatatatcaaatgaaattcaaataatttattttattttattttattctaaaaagatttatttttaaaattaaatatttgattaccATTATCGCTATGCCtcgagagttttttttttttcctaatcttATTGTTCGGACATTAGGAGGGGATGTAGaattattctaattaatttgaaaagttttggAAAAATGATTTGGAGGCAAATAAATGCTCCAAACTACTTTTTGTCTTATAGCACCACCGTTTGGAAATTAAAATGCTAGTGTTTTGATCAAAGACTAATGCTTGTTCCCACTGGGAAACAATgcctaattattattattatttttaattcactTCCACTTCTATCATTCTCTTCacctttatttaaaaaaagagtaatgGTTATCCCAGGCTTACCTTTTCTTTACACATTGATGTCAAATTTTAGATAGGGGTGAATGCATCCAATCTTTACgtaatgaatttatttcaaAGAAAGAAGCGAAGAGATTGAATCCCAATATAGAAACGACTTTTTGTTCTATATTGGTATTGggattggaaaaataaaaaatgaattttacataaatataaattaggCTAAGCATAGCAATGTGCAACATATAAATTATAACGACCTAAATTTCTAGTATGTTTCTAGGACGCtactttatgcatgcataggtTTGACAATACATTTTCTCaaagaataattaaataatttaaaagagataaagatttttatttaattaaataatactcaaatatgcaaagaaaagaaaaaaaaatactgttCGGGGTACCCTTAACCcaactttaaaataaacaacaattaaataaatcaataaataaaatcaaggaATATTTCATAAGATTTTTAAAATGCCTGACTCctaaaccaatatatgaaaccTAAGCGTAGAAGCAGTAATTCGTCCAAATGGCTAGGTCATGGATCTCTCTTGTCAGAAAATGATGAGTATAAAAGTATACTCCGTAAGCGACCCACTACTGAGCCCACTCATTGATCTATTAATCTTTTCGAAGTGCACAAGGGCATCATAGGCGTAGGCATAAGCATAGGTATAAGGGACGAATCTGAGGGCACGCGAGTGACCCCAGAGGTcacaaacataaacataagtggTGGTCCCAAAAGGACACTGTACATAAGCATAGTGTGTGGGCCCGAAGGCTCACAACATGCGAAGTGCATAACCCAATGGCAACCGTCACTAAAATCTCATACAGACATAAGCATACAAACAAGGTCATAAATCATGCTAAGA comes from the Benincasa hispida cultivar B227 chromosome 5, ASM972705v1, whole genome shotgun sequence genome and includes:
- the LOC120077528 gene encoding uncharacterized protein LOC120077528, translated to MSLRIKAVVDKFVEELKEALDADIQDRIMKEREMQSYIEEREREVAEREAAWKAELSRREAEIARQEARLKMEKENLEKEKSVLMGTASNQDNQDGALEITVSGEKYRCLRFAKAKK